The proteins below come from a single Natranaerofaba carboxydovora genomic window:
- a CDS encoding nucleotidyltransferase family protein, translating to MTKAVILAGSQKSPEETDGDFYKNKALIKLNGYPMITYIINALSKAEEISEINIVGPKDSLGHILKDYEVNILPEDGTVLDNILLAAETLAVNEGESILLVTSDIPLITPEAIENFLSKCEGSYDLYYPVIDKTENDKRFPELNRTFVKFKEGHFTGGNVFFINPRKVKQCYDKVQKIIFFRKKPVKLAMLLGITFLFRLLTGQLSISQVEKKVSNLLNIQGKAVITPYPELGTDVDKEEDLMWIEKNFFKEKATN from the coding sequence TTGACTAAAGCTGTTATTTTGGCTGGAAGCCAAAAGTCCCCAGAAGAAACAGATGGTGATTTTTATAAAAATAAGGCATTGATAAAATTAAATGGGTACCCTATGATTACTTATATTATTAATGCTTTAAGTAAGGCAGAGGAAATCAGTGAAATAAATATAGTGGGGCCAAAAGATAGCCTCGGCCATATTCTAAAAGATTATGAAGTAAATATCTTGCCAGAGGATGGCACAGTGTTAGATAACATATTATTAGCTGCCGAAACTCTAGCTGTTAATGAAGGGGAAAGCATACTCCTTGTAACTTCGGATATTCCTTTGATTACTCCTGAAGCAATCGAAAATTTTTTATCAAAATGTGAGGGGAGCTATGATCTTTACTATCCAGTTATAGATAAAACAGAAAATGATAAAAGATTTCCTGAATTGAATAGAACTTTTGTTAAATTTAAAGAAGGACATTTTACTGGTGGGAATGTATTCTTTATAAATCCTAGAAAAGTAAAGCAGTGTTACGACAAAGTTCAAAAAATAATTTTTTTTAGAAAAAAACCTGTTAAACTTGCTATGCTTTTGGGGATTACATTTTTGTTTAGGCTTCTTACGGGGCAGTTGAGTATTTCCCAAGTTGAAAAAAAAGTATCCAATTTGTTAAACATACAAGGAAAGGCTGTTATAACACCTTATCCTGAACTTGGTACAGATGTTGATAAGGAAGAAGACTTAATGTGGATAGAGAAAAATTTTTTTAAAGAAAAAGCAACTAATTAA
- the purR gene encoding pur operon repressor — protein MEKEKAKRTDRIIYITHELLNNPGEMIPLSKFVNFFGAAKSTISEDIDIVRKNLEGYGHGTVKTIVGKSGGIKFVPFLSMENINETLEELKESLESKERVLPGGYVYIADIVTNPKLMNGLGKIMAGMFYEKSPDIILCIETKGIPLAVFTAHYMGASVVIARRESKVTEGSLVTINYLSGTSKRIQTMSLSKRTIEPGSKVLILDDFMKGGGTMKGLMDMAEEFNAHVVGKGVLMSTDEPSNKLVDDFLSLVVLEEIEADSTNVKVKINPKQLYSYKN, from the coding sequence ATGGAAAAAGAAAAAGCAAAACGTACTGATAGAATAATTTATATTACTCATGAGCTGCTTAATAATCCAGGAGAAATGATTCCTTTGTCAAAATTTGTTAATTTTTTTGGTGCAGCCAAGTCTACTATAAGTGAAGATATAGATATTGTAAGAAAAAACTTGGAGGGGTATGGGCATGGTACGGTTAAGACGATAGTTGGAAAAAGCGGGGGTATAAAATTTGTCCCGTTTTTGTCAATGGAGAATATAAATGAAACTTTAGAAGAGTTGAAAGAAAGTTTAGAGAGTAAAGAAAGGGTTTTGCCAGGAGGATATGTGTATATTGCTGATATAGTTACAAATCCTAAGCTTATGAATGGTCTCGGTAAAATAATGGCCGGAATGTTTTATGAGAAAAGTCCCGATATTATCCTTTGTATAGAAACAAAAGGTATACCTCTAGCTGTGTTTACAGCTCACTACATGGGCGCTTCTGTTGTTATCGCTAGAAGGGAAAGTAAAGTTACAGAAGGGTCATTGGTTACTATAAATTATCTGTCGGGAACCTCAAAAAGAATACAAACTATGTCACTTTCTAAAAGAACTATTGAACCAGGTTCTAAGGTGCTTATTTTGGATGATTTTATGAAAGGCGGAGGTACTATGAAAGGATTAATGGACATGGCGGAGGAGTTTAATGCCCATGTGGTTGGAAAAGGCGTATTGATGTCAACGGATGAACCATCCAATAAATTAGTAGATGATTTTTTATCCCTGGTGGTACTTGAAGAAATTGAAGCAGATTCTACAAATGTAAAAGTAAAAATCAATCCAAAGCAACTATACTCCTACAAAAACTAA
- the ilvA gene encoding threonine ammonia-lyase, translating to MTPFNYSTNLSEITGVNIFFKLECFQKTGSFKFRGAYNKLFSNKERLSNGVITASAGNHAQGVALASKKLGIDCTVVMPERAPLPKISATRGYGSKILLQGEGYDEAFAKANKICDKEGKTFIPAFDDYEVIAGQGTIALEIFEETNDIDVILVPVGGGGLISGIATYIKEKNPKVKVVGVQTNKINPVAKGHKTNENAIKEEWVSKPDEEVRTIADGIAVKKPGKKTMPIINRYVDDMVSVAEEDIAEAILLLLERNKIMVEGAGAVGLAALLKGELEVDGKNLVAVLSGGNIDVNMISRIIQRGLAKAGRITRIYTVVYDKPGALKNILNLISDTGANILSIQHIRKDPRLSLGMVGVDFDLETRDEEHINKLIDYLKTQGYKVQRK from the coding sequence ATAACACCCTTTAATTATTCTACTAACCTAAGCGAAATTACAGGTGTCAATATATTTTTTAAATTAGAATGCTTTCAAAAAACTGGATCATTTAAGTTTAGAGGAGCATACAATAAATTATTTTCTAACAAAGAAAGATTGTCAAATGGTGTTATTACCGCATCCGCCGGAAATCATGCTCAAGGGGTGGCCCTTGCTTCTAAAAAGTTAGGTATTGACTGTACCGTTGTAATGCCAGAAAGGGCTCCTTTGCCCAAAATTTCAGCTACAAGGGGTTATGGTAGCAAAATACTTCTTCAAGGGGAAGGATATGATGAAGCATTTGCAAAAGCAAATAAAATTTGTGACAAAGAGGGCAAAACTTTTATCCCTGCTTTTGATGATTATGAGGTGATTGCAGGTCAGGGAACGATTGCTCTAGAGATTTTTGAAGAAACAAATGATATAGATGTTATTTTAGTCCCTGTAGGTGGAGGGGGGCTTATCTCTGGGATAGCAACCTATATTAAAGAAAAAAACCCGAAGGTAAAAGTAGTTGGTGTGCAGACCAACAAGATCAATCCAGTAGCAAAGGGACATAAGACTAATGAAAATGCCATAAAAGAAGAGTGGGTATCAAAGCCAGATGAAGAAGTCAGGACAATAGCCGATGGAATTGCAGTCAAAAAGCCCGGTAAAAAGACTATGCCTATTATAAATAGATATGTAGATGATATGGTGAGTGTGGCAGAAGAAGACATAGCAGAAGCTATTTTGTTACTTCTTGAAAGAAATAAGATTATGGTAGAAGGTGCAGGAGCTGTTGGACTTGCGGCATTACTAAAAGGGGAACTTGAAGTAGATGGGAAAAATCTTGTGGCGGTTTTGTCAGGTGGCAATATTGACGTTAATATGATATCTAGGATAATTCAGCGGGGGCTAGCTAAAGCTGGTAGGATTACTAGAATATACACGGTTGTCTATGATAAGCCAGGGGCTTTAAAAAATATTCTAAATTTGATTTCTGATACGGGGGCAAATATTCTGTCAATCCAGCATATAAGAAAAGATCCTCGTTTATCTTTGGGCATGGTAGGGGTAGATTTTGATCTTGAGACCAGAGATGAAGAACATATAAATAAATTAATAGACTATTTAAAAACGCAAGGTTACAAAGTACAAAGAAAATAA
- the spoVG gene encoding septation regulator SpoVG yields the protein MSVEVTDVRVRKTYVEGKMKAIVSVTLGDEFVVHDVRIIEGSKGLFVAMPSKRRADGEFKDIAHPITTPMRSKIQDAVIEAYEKEIKNEEKAVI from the coding sequence ATGTCAGTTGAAGTTACTGATGTAAGAGTCAGAAAAACATACGTCGAAGGTAAAATGAAGGCGATAGTTTCTGTAACACTTGGAGATGAATTTGTTGTACATGATGTTAGAATAATAGAAGGTAGTAAGGGGTTGTTTGTTGCTATGCCTAGTAAAAGAAGGGCAGATGGAGAGTTTAAGGATATTGCACACCCCATAACTACCCCTATGAGAAGCAAAATTCAAGACGCAGTTATAGAAGCTTATGAAAAAGAGATCAAAAATGAAGAGAAGGCTGTTATTTAA
- the glmU gene encoding bifunctional UDP-N-acetylglucosamine diphosphorylase/glucosamine-1-phosphate N-acetyltransferase GlmU, producing the protein MTKDCAAIILAAGKGTRMKSNTPKVLHSLCNKPMLWHVIKSINPLSREQVVVVGHQAEKVKEFLNKKFDETKVMTALQEEQLGTGHAVLKAKEAISDVVKDVLIVMGDTPLLLTEELKNLLNFHRDSMNACTVLTAKLDNPSGYGRIVRNSNGEINEIIEDKEASKEIKEVKEINTGIYCFRKDMLFSMLEKLSPSEVTGEYYLTDLIKLLNSEKEKVGAKELNDFSSVLGINDRKDLVEAQKILQKRINEFHMENGVTVIEPENTMIDPEVSIDSDTIVYPGTYLENGTVVGANCILGPDTKISDSYLKDNVKVIRSSVNESVLESYVQVGPYAQIRPYSKLMDEVKIGDFVEVKNSLIGEKSKASHLSYIGDATIGKEVNIGAGTVVVNYDGKNKYETIIKDGAFIGCNSSLIAPVKINEGAFVAAGSTITDDVEQESLAIARQRQVNKKGWRKQK; encoded by the coding sequence GTGACTAAAGATTGTGCTGCGATTATACTTGCCGCAGGCAAAGGTACTAGGATGAAATCAAATACACCAAAAGTCTTACACTCTCTTTGTAATAAGCCGATGCTATGGCATGTGATTAAGTCTATAAATCCATTATCACGTGAGCAGGTTGTAGTGGTTGGGCATCAGGCAGAAAAAGTCAAGGAATTTTTAAATAAAAAATTTGATGAAACTAAAGTAATGACAGCTCTACAAGAAGAACAGTTAGGGACAGGGCATGCAGTCCTTAAAGCAAAGGAAGCTATATCAGATGTAGTGAAAGATGTTTTAATTGTTATGGGAGATACCCCCCTTCTTTTAACCGAAGAACTAAAAAATCTACTTAATTTTCATAGAGACAGTATGAATGCCTGTACTGTTTTGACAGCCAAACTTGATAACCCATCTGGATATGGAAGGATTGTTAGAAACTCTAATGGAGAAATTAATGAGATCATAGAAGATAAAGAAGCTAGTAAAGAGATAAAAGAGGTAAAAGAAATTAATACCGGGATATACTGTTTTAGAAAAGATATGCTTTTTTCTATGTTAGAAAAGTTATCTCCTTCAGAAGTTACGGGGGAATACTACCTTACTGATCTGATAAAACTTCTTAATTCAGAAAAGGAAAAAGTAGGAGCTAAAGAATTAAATGATTTTAGTTCTGTTTTGGGGATTAATGACAGAAAAGATCTAGTAGAGGCTCAAAAGATACTTCAAAAAAGAATAAATGAATTTCATATGGAAAATGGTGTTACAGTTATTGAACCAGAAAATACTATGATCGACCCGGAAGTGAGTATAGATAGTGATACTATAGTTTATCCTGGAACGTATTTGGAGAATGGCACAGTAGTAGGAGCAAACTGTATCTTGGGACCTGACACAAAAATATCTGATTCTTATTTAAAAGATAATGTGAAAGTTATACGCTCAAGCGTTAATGAATCAGTTTTGGAATCTTATGTGCAGGTAGGGCCTTATGCTCAGATTAGGCCTTATTCAAAGTTGATGGATGAGGTTAAAATTGGAGACTTTGTCGAGGTTAAAAATTCTCTCATAGGTGAAAAATCTAAAGCTTCTCACCTTTCGTATATAGGAGATGCTACTATAGGTAAAGAAGTAAATATAGGGGCAGGGACAGTTGTTGTTAATTATGATGGAAAAAATAAATATGAAACCATAATAAAAGATGGTGCTTTTATTGGATGTAATTCAAGCTTAATAGCACCTGTTAAAATTAATGAAGGAGCTTTTGTAGCTGCTGGAAGTACTATAACCGATGATGTGGAACAAGAAAGTCTCGCTATAGCTAGACAAAGGCAGGTCAATAAAAAAGGTTGGAGGAAACAAAAATAA
- a CDS encoding ribose-phosphate diphosphokinase — protein MSKDKDGIKIFTGNANPDLAEEIADYLKVELGKGQVVRFSDGEIDVIIEESVRGSDVFVIQPICAPANENLMELLVMLDALKRASAKNINVVIPYYGYARKDRKARARDPITAKLVADLLTTAGANRIISMDLHADQIQGFFDIPVDHLMGGPIIGRYFKEKDMDNVVIVSPDMGGVPRARALAEILDSPIAIIDKRRPVDNVAEVMNVVGDVKDKSAILIDDLIDTAGTITLGSEALLQKGAKEVYACCTHPVLSGPAIDRIKESPIKEMVVTNTIPIPPEKKLDKISTLSVAPLIGEAILRIHNKTSVSTLFD, from the coding sequence TTGAGTAAAGATAAAGATGGAATAAAAATTTTTACTGGTAATGCAAATCCTGACTTAGCTGAAGAGATTGCGGACTACCTTAAAGTTGAACTAGGGAAGGGTCAAGTTGTAAGATTTAGCGATGGAGAAATTGATGTTATTATAGAAGAAAGCGTAAGGGGTTCTGATGTTTTTGTAATTCAACCGATTTGTGCTCCTGCAAATGAGAATCTAATGGAACTTCTAGTTATGCTAGATGCTCTTAAAAGAGCTTCTGCAAAAAATATTAATGTTGTTATTCCATACTATGGTTATGCTAGAAAAGATAGAAAAGCTAGAGCCAGAGATCCGATTACAGCAAAGCTAGTGGCAGATTTATTAACCACAGCAGGAGCAAACAGAATTATATCTATGGATCTTCATGCTGACCAAATCCAGGGCTTTTTTGATATTCCCGTGGATCACTTGATGGGGGGGCCTATAATAGGAAGGTATTTTAAAGAAAAAGATATGGATAATGTTGTGATTGTTTCTCCGGATATGGGAGGAGTCCCCAGAGCAAGGGCCCTTGCGGAGATTTTAGATTCTCCTATTGCTATAATTGACAAGCGTAGACCTGTGGATAATGTGGCTGAGGTTATGAATGTTGTAGGGGATGTTAAAGATAAATCAGCAATACTAATTGATGATTTAATTGACACAGCAGGGACTATAACCCTTGGGTCGGAAGCTCTTTTGCAAAAGGGAGCTAAAGAAGTATATGCCTGTTGTACACATCCTGTGTTAAGTGGACCTGCAATTGACAGGATCAAGGAATCACCTATTAAGGAAATGGTGGTAACAAATACTATCCCAATTCCTCCTGAAAAAAAATTGGACAAGATCAGCACTTTATCTGTTGCTCCTTTAATAGGGGAGGCAATATTAAGGATTCACAACAAAACTTCAGTTAGTACTCTTTTTGACTGA
- a CDS encoding 50S ribosomal protein L25/general stress protein Ctc → MERIEIKASTRGKTKKSERNRLRKEGKVPAVVYGRELDSRSLVVSVKDLNRVLNTKAGENVLLQLNIEGEGNHPVMFNEIQRDPIKEYFLHVDFYAIDLKEKLEVSVPLNIVGEPKGTEEGGVAQYQMREIELSCLPTNIPDSIDVDVSEVDINESLSARDLPLPEGSELVTDPDETIMSVVVPTEEPAEEPEEEGEEGEEGEELKEGEEAQEESEEESEE, encoded by the coding sequence ATGGAAAGGATTGAAATTAAAGCTAGTACGAGAGGAAAGACTAAAAAGAGTGAGAGAAATAGGCTTCGAAAAGAAGGTAAGGTGCCTGCTGTTGTTTATGGGAGAGAGCTTGATAGCAGAAGTCTTGTTGTAAGTGTCAAGGATTTGAACAGGGTGCTAAACACAAAAGCAGGGGAAAACGTTTTGCTCCAATTAAATATTGAAGGTGAAGGAAACCACCCTGTGATGTTTAATGAAATTCAAAGAGACCCAATAAAGGAGTACTTCTTGCATGTAGACTTTTATGCAATAGACCTTAAAGAAAAACTAGAAGTTAGCGTGCCATTGAACATAGTTGGAGAGCCTAAAGGTACAGAAGAAGGTGGAGTAGCCCAGTATCAGATGCGCGAAATTGAGCTTAGCTGTCTACCTACTAACATACCTGATAGTATTGATGTTGATGTGAGTGAAGTTGATATTAACGAAAGCTTAAGCGCTCGTGATCTGCCTCTCCCAGAAGGTTCAGAACTTGTTACAGACCCAGATGAGACTATTATGTCCGTTGTAGTACCGACGGAAGAACCTGCAGAAGAGCCTGAAGAAGAAGGCGAAGAAGGTGAAGAAGGCGAAGAATTAAAAGAAGGTGAAGAAGCACAAGAAGAAAGTGAAGAAGAATCAGAAGAATAA
- the pth gene encoding aminoacyl-tRNA hydrolase has protein sequence MNLIVGLGNPGVKYKETRHNVGFMVVEEVAKRNEEKIDQSKYKSIYGQVLIENEKAFLIKPMTYMNKSGESLIQWKNFYKIENKNILVIYDDMDMEEGKIKIKPQGGAGGHRGLASIINCLGSEQIPRLKIGIGKPKPPIQPSDYVLQKFNDEELEVIKQVIGQAARAAEEFCYKPLEDIMTKYNSY, from the coding sequence GTGAATCTTATTGTAGGGCTTGGAAATCCCGGGGTAAAATATAAAGAAACTCGCCATAATGTTGGATTTATGGTAGTTGAGGAAGTTGCTAAAAGAAATGAAGAGAAGATAGATCAGAGTAAATATAAGTCCATATATGGGCAGGTTTTAATAGAAAATGAAAAAGCATTTCTTATAAAACCTATGACATACATGAATAAAAGTGGTGAATCTCTGATACAGTGGAAAAACTTTTACAAAATAGAAAACAAAAATATTCTTGTGATTTACGATGACATGGATATGGAAGAAGGAAAAATAAAAATTAAGCCACAAGGTGGTGCAGGGGGACATAGGGGACTGGCCTCTATTATCAATTGTCTTGGAAGTGAACAGATACCTAGATTAAAAATTGGCATTGGAAAACCAAAACCCCCCATACAACCATCGGATTATGTACTTCAAAAGTTTAATGATGAGGAGCTTGAAGTGATAAAACAAGTGATCGGTCAGGCGGCAAGGGCAGCAGAAGAGTTTTGTTATAAGCCCTTAGAGGATATCATGACAAAATATAACAGCTATTGA
- a CDS encoding manganese efflux pump MntP family protein has product MPNLLIMTMVAVAVASDAFSVSLGVGTTKTLRLQRIGKIALLIGAFHVIMPLIGIYLGSFLAGFLEEIGDFIAGAILIFLGYKMIVQYQEGQDKASKFDLTRGTGLLVFAVTVSIDALTVGLTLGLAGAASILIALIFGGIAFIMTAVGLLLGGQLTKYIKNKGELVGGVLLVIMGAYFILF; this is encoded by the coding sequence ATGCCAAATTTACTTATAATGACTATGGTAGCAGTGGCCGTTGCATCAGATGCCTTCTCCGTATCTCTTGGTGTAGGGACTACCAAAACTCTTAGACTGCAACGGATAGGAAAAATTGCATTATTGATAGGAGCTTTTCACGTAATAATGCCGTTAATTGGTATTTATTTGGGCAGCTTTTTAGCCGGCTTTTTAGAAGAGATTGGCGATTTTATTGCAGGTGCTATATTAATTTTTTTAGGCTACAAAATGATAGTGCAATATCAGGAAGGACAGGATAAAGCATCAAAATTTGATCTAACCAGAGGTACCGGTTTGCTAGTTTTTGCTGTTACAGTTAGTATTGATGCCTTAACAGTTGGCTTAACCCTTGGCCTTGCAGGTGCAGCTTCTATTTTAATAGCTTTAATTTTTGGTGGTATAGCCTTTATTATGACAGCAGTTGGACTTTTACTTGGTGGGCAGTTAACCAAATACATAAAAAACAAAGGAGAGCTTGTAGGAGGAGTATTGCTGGTGATAATGGGTGCATATTTTATACTTTTTTAA